A genomic window from Laspinema palackyanum D2c includes:
- a CDS encoding glycosyl hydrolase family 57, with protein sequence MVSIAPTLTDLPKLEEFAQGLPNICGWENAVRSVVQRNEPVFLPITNIRLEDISAAFAIALHMHQPTIPAGPNGEYIGHLQYMFEHTGEGDNHNAGPFSWCYSRMGEFIPELIANGCNPRVMLDYSGNLLWGLRQMGRHDVIDSLKRITCDPQYYLNVEWLGTMWSHAVVPSTPLPDLKLHIQAWQHYFASIFGWEALARVKGFSPPEMHLPNHPDTLFEFIKALKESGYRWIMVQEHSVETLEGHSLGYKHLPHRLTARNSHGETTSITALIKTQGSDTKLVAQMQPYYEAKTLSKQQIGSVTVPPIVTQIGDGENGGVMMNEFPDGFKRTTYEIAQNNGGKSGTVALNGTEYLELIEAAGCSPEDYSPCQAVQQHKIWERLDPENVTPEKMAEAIAQLKQEDHQFHVDGSSWTNNLNWVQGYENVVGPMNSLSALFHQKIDPLMGDENFTQEPRYRQALLNNLLTQTSCFRYWGQGMWTDFARSIYERAIDQLNNDF encoded by the coding sequence ATGGTTTCCATCGCTCCCACACTCACAGATCTTCCAAAATTAGAGGAATTTGCCCAAGGATTACCCAATATTTGCGGGTGGGAAAACGCAGTTCGTTCCGTGGTTCAACGCAACGAACCTGTATTCTTGCCTATTACAAACATCCGATTAGAAGATATTAGTGCTGCATTTGCGATCGCCTTGCATATGCACCAACCCACCATCCCCGCCGGACCCAATGGTGAATATATTGGCCATTTGCAATATATGTTTGAACATACCGGCGAAGGCGATAATCACAATGCCGGACCCTTCTCCTGGTGCTACAGTCGCATGGGGGAATTCATTCCCGAACTTATTGCCAACGGTTGTAATCCCCGAGTCATGTTAGATTACTCCGGCAATTTATTGTGGGGATTGCGACAAATGGGACGCCATGATGTCATCGATAGTCTCAAACGCATCACCTGCGACCCCCAATATTATCTCAATGTTGAATGGTTAGGAACCATGTGGAGTCATGCCGTAGTTCCCTCCACTCCCCTGCCGGATCTCAAACTCCATATTCAAGCATGGCAACATTATTTTGCCTCAATTTTTGGCTGGGAAGCCCTCGCCCGAGTCAAAGGATTTTCTCCCCCAGAAATGCACCTGCCAAACCATCCGGATACCCTTTTTGAGTTTATCAAAGCCCTCAAAGAAAGCGGTTATCGCTGGATTATGGTTCAGGAACATTCCGTGGAAACCTTAGAAGGTCATAGTCTGGGGTACAAACATCTTCCTCACCGCCTAACTGCCCGAAATTCCCACGGGGAAACCACCAGTATCACCGCCTTAATTAAAACCCAAGGGTCTGATACTAAATTAGTGGCTCAAATGCAGCCCTATTATGAAGCCAAAACCCTGTCTAAACAGCAAATTGGTTCTGTAACCGTTCCCCCCATCGTTACCCAAATTGGCGACGGGGAAAATGGTGGGGTGATGATGAATGAATTCCCCGATGGATTCAAACGCACCACCTATGAAATCGCTCAAAATAATGGCGGTAAATCGGGAACTGTTGCGCTTAATGGGACGGAATATTTAGAACTAATTGAAGCCGCTGGCTGTTCTCCGGAAGATTATTCCCCTTGTCAAGCGGTGCAACAACATAAAATCTGGGAACGGCTGGATCCGGAGAATGTCACTCCCGAAAAAATGGCTGAGGCGATCGCGCAGTTAAAGCAAGAAGACCATCAATTTCATGTGGATGGTTCTTCCTGGACAAATAACCTCAATTGGGTGCAAGGCTATGAAAATGTAGTCGGACCGATGAATTCCCTAAGCGCCTTATTTCATCAAAAAATTGACCCGCTCATGGGTGATGAAAATTTTACCCAAGAACCGCGCTATCGTCAAGCCTTACTCAACAATTTGTTAACCCAAACCAGTTGTTTCCGCTACTGGGGACAAGGAATGTGGACCGACTTTGCAAGGTCCATCTATGAACGGGCGATCGATCAGTTAAACAACGACTTTTAA
- a CDS encoding alpha/beta fold hydrolase, producing the protein MFPSFLPSDVEFLTESTSIALAQRIECQDVLTSLCDRPITTSFVREGRGGPPILLLHGFDSSVFEFRRLLPLLAAHHETWAMDLLGFGFTHRLPEIPITPPAIKTHLYEFWTQLIQQPMILVGVSMGGAAALDFTLSYPNAVQKLVLIDSAGFAKGPAMGKMMFPPLGYLATQFLRNPRIRQQISLKAYCDRALASADASACASLHLQMPGWDRGTIAFTKSGGYNFLADKIEQVEKPTLILWGENDQILGTGDADKFAEAIASSKLIWIPNCGHVPHLEQPQLSADHILEWSKF; encoded by the coding sequence ATGTTTCCGAGTTTTCTGCCGTCTGATGTTGAGTTTTTGACTGAATCCACTTCGATCGCCCTGGCACAGAGAATCGAATGTCAGGATGTCCTGACTTCCCTTTGCGATCGCCCGATTACCACGAGTTTTGTTCGCGAAGGTCGGGGGGGACCGCCGATTTTGTTGCTACATGGTTTTGATAGTTCCGTGTTTGAGTTTCGCCGGTTGCTGCCTTTGCTGGCAGCGCATCACGAAACTTGGGCGATGGATTTATTAGGTTTTGGATTTACCCATCGCCTGCCGGAAATTCCAATTACACCCCCGGCGATTAAAACCCATTTATATGAGTTTTGGACCCAGTTAATTCAACAGCCGATGATTTTAGTTGGGGTATCAATGGGGGGTGCAGCGGCGCTTGATTTTACCCTATCTTACCCGAATGCGGTGCAAAAATTAGTGTTAATTGATAGTGCGGGTTTTGCCAAGGGTCCGGCAATGGGGAAGATGATGTTTCCCCCCCTGGGGTATTTGGCGACCCAATTTTTAAGAAATCCGCGAATTCGCCAACAAATCAGTTTGAAAGCGTACTGCGATCGCGCGTTAGCTTCGGCAGATGCCTCCGCTTGTGCCAGTCTCCATTTGCAGATGCCGGGGTGGGATCGGGGCACGATCGCCTTTACCAAAAGTGGGGGCTACAACTTTTTAGCGGACAAAATTGAGCAGGTAGAGAAACCGACGCTGATTTTATGGGGAGAAAATGACCAAATTTTGGGAACAGGGGATGCTGACAAGTTCGCCGAAGCGATCGCCTCAAGTAAGCTAATCTGGATTCCCAACTGTGGTCACGTTCCCCATTTAGAGCAACCCCAGTTGAGTGCGGATCACATTCTGGAATGGTCCAAGTTCTGA
- a CDS encoding PAS domain-containing sensor histidine kinase: MQNFSQQPENRLTNWAAPTRPPLEGPESLLSEDEELRQAYERLTFHVENFPLGAIEWDCVFGVKRWSSQAEKILGWKAAEVMGIPRQNWPCNYPEDEPFVAEAVARLIEGKESHNVVCYRNYTKTGKVIWCEWHNSALLDEAGHPISILSLIQDITEQKQAEQERDQLISNIDRENQTLEALVQQRTAELARTVERLEIEIARREQRDRQFSAIAANLPGVMYRAIVRTDGRITVPFISDGIEELTGIDPMDAMADLWGLFGRVHPDDREGFRERIASLGKTQKPREHQEFRIISASGKLKWVQDNTHYTWMENGDVIADGVMLNISDRKQAEEAMRQQVERERLLGAIAQRIRQSLDLTTILSTTVEEVQQVLGCDRVLVYRVWADGTGSAIAEALKPGWLKVLNRVFPEEVFPPENYQRYIEGRICALRDRDSGQTLPCLVEFMKSIEVRAKLVVPIVEKDTLWGLLIAHQCSGPRQWQTGEIDLLASLATQLAIAIQQSELYERLQVELSDRKTAQCQIKASLEEKELLLKEVHHRVKNNLQVISSIFSLQSSYIEEPRILSILRDSQNRIASMALIHEKLYHSDTLAKIDFDDYIESLTSNLFSCYNISPQKVRLKLRIENVCLNLDTAIPCGLLLNELVSNSLKHAFSEQDSGTIFIEFTEIANQQLNLMVRDTGGGLPDGLDFKKTNSLGLRLVRALTRQLRGTLDIKNSHGACFQITFPSPQGL, translated from the coding sequence ATGCAAAATTTTAGCCAACAGCCGGAGAACCGTTTGACTAACTGGGCCGCCCCCACCCGTCCCCCCTTGGAGGGCCCAGAGAGTCTGCTATCTGAGGATGAAGAACTGCGGCAGGCTTACGAGAGATTAACCTTTCATGTGGAAAACTTTCCCCTAGGGGCGATCGAGTGGGATTGTGTCTTCGGGGTGAAGCGATGGTCTTCCCAAGCGGAAAAAATTCTGGGTTGGAAGGCGGCAGAGGTGATGGGTATTCCTCGGCAAAATTGGCCTTGTAACTATCCCGAGGACGAACCCTTCGTTGCCGAAGCCGTCGCTCGCCTCATTGAAGGAAAAGAATCTCACAATGTTGTTTGTTACCGTAATTATACAAAAACTGGAAAAGTTATTTGGTGTGAGTGGCATAATTCGGCTCTGTTAGATGAGGCGGGACATCCGATTTCGATTTTATCTCTCATACAAGATATAACTGAGCAAAAACAGGCGGAGCAGGAACGGGATCAATTGATTTCCAACATTGATCGCGAAAATCAAACCCTAGAAGCCTTGGTGCAACAGCGCACGGCGGAATTAGCCCGGACGGTGGAACGGTTGGAAATCGAAATTGCCCGACGGGAACAACGCGATCGCCAATTTTCAGCGATCGCCGCCAATTTGCCCGGGGTGATGTATCGGGCGATTGTTCGCACCGATGGACGAATTACGGTGCCTTTCATCAGCGATGGTATTGAGGAACTCACAGGAATTGACCCAATGGATGCGATGGCGGATTTGTGGGGATTATTTGGCCGGGTCCATCCGGACGATCGCGAGGGGTTTCGTGAGCGGATCGCCTCCCTCGGCAAAACGCAAAAACCCCGGGAACATCAGGAATTTCGGATCATTAGTGCCTCGGGAAAACTGAAGTGGGTGCAGGATAATACTCATTATACTTGGATGGAGAATGGGGATGTGATTGCCGATGGGGTGATGTTGAATATCAGCGATCGCAAACAGGCAGAAGAGGCGATGCGGCAACAGGTGGAACGGGAACGGTTACTCGGGGCGATCGCCCAACGGATTCGCCAATCCTTGGATTTAACCACAATTTTGAGTACCACCGTTGAGGAAGTCCAACAAGTGCTCGGGTGCGATCGCGTGCTCGTGTATCGCGTTTGGGCGGATGGGACCGGCAGTGCGATCGCTGAAGCGCTCAAACCCGGTTGGTTGAAAGTATTAAATCGAGTTTTCCCCGAAGAAGTATTTCCCCCAGAGAATTATCAACGGTATATCGAAGGACGAATTTGTGCTTTAAGGGACCGGGATTCCGGACAGACTTTACCCTGTTTGGTGGAGTTTATGAAAAGCATTGAAGTCCGAGCCAAACTGGTCGTTCCGATTGTCGAAAAAGACACCCTGTGGGGATTATTAATCGCCCATCAATGTTCTGGACCCAGGCAGTGGCAAACCGGGGAAATTGACCTGTTAGCCTCTTTAGCCACGCAACTGGCGATCGCCATTCAGCAGTCGGAACTCTACGAACGTCTGCAAGTTGAACTGAGCGATCGCAAAACAGCTCAATGCCAAATTAAAGCCTCCCTCGAAGAAAAAGAACTCCTCCTCAAGGAAGTGCATCATCGGGTTAAAAATAATTTACAGGTGATTTCCAGTATCTTCTCCCTGCAAAGTTCTTATATTGAAGAACCGCGAATTTTATCGATTTTACGCGATAGTCAAAACCGGATTGCTTCAATGGCCTTAATTCATGAAAAACTTTACCACTCGGACACCCTCGCCAAAATTGATTTTGATGATTACATTGAAAGTCTAACGAGCAACTTATTCTCTTGCTATAATATTAGCCCCCAAAAAGTTCGCTTAAAACTGCGGATTGAAAATGTTTGCCTCAACTTAGACACCGCAATCCCCTGTGGATTGTTACTGAATGAACTGGTGTCCAACTCCCTCAAACACGCCTTTTCTGAGCAGGACTCAGGAACCATCTTTATTGAATTTACAGAAATAGCTAATCAGCAATTAAATCTGATGGTGCGGGATACGGGTGGAGGGTTACCCGACGGACTAGACTTCAAAAAAACAAATTCTTTAGGACTGCGCTTAGTCCGTGCTTTGACCCGACAATTACGGGGAACCCTGGATATTAAAAATAGTCACGGAGCTTGCTTTCAAATTACCTTTCCCTCTCCTCAAGGTCTTTAA